A single Chitinophagaceae bacterium DNA region contains:
- a CDS encoding NlpC/P60 family protein: MKKYNFTYTLYKGLIYKSLIFCIIVGINYSCTKKVIPSQGPCARILKQAKLHLNKGYCYGGVGPNCFDCSGLLNYVFKKNNIDIPRTTEELCKIKEIKQEKAQKCDIILFTGSDKHKRTCGHAGIITDIIDGIIYFIHAEGNPKHPHPSHKVKISNMKNRYYAARIIKIVRVSSE; encoded by the coding sequence ATGAAAAAATATAATTTTACATATACTCTATATAAAGGTTTAATTTATAAAAGCCTCATATTTTGTATAATAGTGGGTATAAACTATTCTTGCACAAAAAAGGTAATACCTTCACAAGGTCCATGTGCGAGAATACTCAAGCAGGCAAAATTACATTTAAACAAAGGATATTGTTATGGAGGAGTAGGTCCCAATTGTTTTGATTGTTCGGGGCTTCTAAATTATGTTTTCAAAAAGAATAACATAGATATTCCTCGAACCACAGAAGAACTATGTAAGATAAAAGAGATAAAACAAGAAAAAGCACAAAAATGTGATATTATTCTTTTTACAGGAAGTGATAAACACAAAAGAACATGCGGACATGCTGGAATAATAACAGATATTATTGATGGAATTATTTATTTTATTCACGCGGAAGGAAACCCGAAACACCCACATCCCAGTCATAAAGTAAAAATAAGTAACATGAAAAACAGGTATTATGCAGCAAGGATTATAAAAATAGTACGGGTATCTTCGGAATAA